Genomic window (Hippoglossus stenolepis isolate QCI-W04-F060 chromosome 11, HSTE1.2, whole genome shotgun sequence):
AAGTACCCACTGGGATTTTAGAGGATTTTTCATGTTGggtaattttttttcttgaaggCAGATGAACTACATCTGTTTGTAATTATCATGTGATGTGACACGTTTGAGTGTCCCTGCATATTTGTGTACCCTTTTGTTATGTGCTGTGTCATGTGTGCATTAATCTAATATTCTTTTGTGAATAACAGTGGCCATAAAAGGCAAATTGCAATAACTGGTGTATTGCTTAATATTGTAATTTCAGACATCAAGGATGATGTTTGACGAGTTCCTGTGGAGGGCGCTATGCTGTCTGCTGTTTATGTCAGGTTTGTAAAATGCAGTAAATTGTTTTTGTcgttttagtttaatttaagaGTTACAGCTGTGGGACAATAACTTAAATCTGGATTCAAGGTCATGAGCGGAAAGTCTTTAGAATCTTGGCCATATACTTTCATGCTTTATATATAATGTTAAGTActattatttgtttatgtatgtgtgtctaAGATTTTCTGTGCTTCTCTCAAGGTTTGCTAGAAGCAACATCTCTTATGAAAGTAAAGAATCCTGGAGGTAATTGATCTTTCATGTTATTGCAGATTGTAATCTGGTTAGATTCAAAGtataaacagattaaaaacGATTTAGATTATCGTTTAAAGGCTGAGATTTTCTTAAAAGTCTGTATTTCATGTAAAATGTCATAGTAAATTAAAGTGCAGCCATTTTTTGACCTGCTGGTTTTAAGGTACATTTACAGCTGGAACTAACTATTTTAAAGTTACTTGCCATACGCACATTTAATATGTTACTTTACAACTTctatatatatcattatatttaataaaatatatattatacctgttatatttatatataatagcTTATGGCACATTTTAGGATGTAATTACTCTATTTTCCAAATTTGTCAGTAGTTTAAAACAGATTGCTTCTCAAATTGTGTTTCAAATGATATGAGAATGTGTATTCTTATAATTCCTGTTTCCATGTTCTTCCACATTGAACCCAGTGAACATTGACTCAGCTCAGGCTCATGATTTCTTGACTAATTCTCGACCAACGAGGAATGTCGACCCAAAGTGGCACAGAGGGACTCCTGACTTTCAGTCCTACTACCGCTACTACAACAGCATTGGACACATGGAGGGCGTAAGATGAGAATGAGTGGAAATATTTACGTGAACAAATGTGGATCTATTCAGCTCAAAATGTTCTGTGTCCTCTCTGAGCAcattctttttctctgtcagaTCTATGAGATTGACAGGATCAGGATACTCTACCAGCAGATGCGTCACTTGGAGTTGACCTACGGCCCAGACGCCTCCAGTTACCAAAACATGTTAGGTGTTCAGACGACTACCGCTGCACCAGCTACAACTACCCtgccccctccacctcccaccACCCCTGCTCCAACACCAGACCCCCTGGAGAACGCTCAGAGGATCTACCTGTGCAACCCCAGGGACCCACTGTGCAAACCTCAGATCGTCTACCTGCCTACGGGGGCTGTTCCAGTGCTGTGTGACCCACGACGCAACCCGGCCTGCAGGCccaaaacagaggaggagattaaggctgcagctcctcctccacctccccctgctCCCAAAAAGTCtgccccacctccccctcctccccaaaagtctgcccctcctccctctcttcctccacctcctgttaTCGCTGCCAAAGGTATGGAGTATGACTGCGACCCTTACTGGGATCCTGACTGCCTCATTGACCACCCTCCCCGCCCTATCCAGGAAACATCTGCACCAGAGGCACCAGCTGAGGAGAAAGTGGTGATAGAGGAAGAAGCAAAAGCTGAGGAGAGTGCCCCTGCAGAACCAGACATAGAGGGAAACCCCTACCCTCACTTTGACCCTTATGATTTCAAACGTGACCTTTATGACCCCTTTAAATATGCCAATCCAGCTCcagaagagtaaaaaaaacacagtgctTAAGAAATCATAAGTAACTAAATCATGACAGGACTGTGAGCAAATCCACAAACTAAAAGTAAAACTCATGCAGGTCATCATGTCTAACAAGGCAGACATGTAAACACAGCTTTTTTTCCTCATGGTTTTCCACACTATAcctgtacagtatgtgtgtatgagtgcTCATATTGTGATACACAATAAAATGTTGTGtgggataaaaagaaaaaaacaataaaaaatgtatcgacaaaaaacaagtgtgtgattttatatttcatttgtcattgcatGGGTTTGAAATAGGAAATGTGTCTCTTTCCCTGctactattttttttaatttgacagctAGAGGGGATAGATAGTTTTGACTTAACTATGGGCCAATATGCTATCCactcctactactactactactaataataagataatgataataatcataataataataatcataataatcataatatcataataatcataataagtACAACTGAAgtacagaataaatacaggtaaaaagaaaagaataaaataaaatatttgttccATATTAGAACAATTCGACACAAAACACTATTATAGCAGtacacaaacattaacacagtCAGtacatgataatgataatgatcaACGTAGTAACAATGAATCAGGTATGATCGTGTATACAGTAGGGAAAACGCTGTGATATAATGTTATATGCTAAACAGTGCAGCGATATGATTCAGACTATAGGAGGATATGtaatttttataataaaaatatgaataatgagcacagtgcagtacaaataatactaataatactaataacactactactactactactaataataatggATCTATGTAGTTTCCAGTTTGTGCCGGCAGAGGTCGGTAATACTCGGTAATACTCCTGCTGGTGTTCGGGCTGAGCGCTGAAGAAGAGCACTGCAGCGGCTCCCTCTCTTCCAGCATCATCACTGTTCACCTCCATCATCCCTGTCTCGCTCTATAAGCTGTCGTCCTCTCGTCCTCTTCCGTCAGACACCCGGCACCAGGTATTtacctcttcacctccacagcCGCGTGGCCTTCACACATACCcggggacagagggacagaaaaaaCTCGGGCGTTGCTCTCCGATGTTTCCGTTATGTCCGCTCATTGTAGGAGACGGGCCTCCTCCTGCCATGGagattagcatgctaacacagCTAGCCAGTTTAGCATTTAGCCGACAGTGGAGTAATTAGATTATAACCAACGTTTGACAGATCCCAGACTGGGTGTAAACAATTGACAACATGAAGCCGAGGTAGAGCCAACAGAGGAGATGTGAGGCGCGACAGACGCTAAGGCTCCTTTCTGTGTTTCCCTACAGTTCTGACAGTGGGTGGAAATGTTGAGTGTCTCAGTTGTCTCAGTGTTGTGGACACTCGCCACCCAGATAGGATTAGCACATGAATATAACCAGGGTGTATCTGTTGTCATGTCTGCACTATCCTTAATGACACTGTGAGCTCTGACTTCTAATATAAAGGCATGAAGAGTCCATACAACAATCTAAAGTTTATATCATTTAGGATAAAA
Coding sequences:
- the and3 gene encoding actinodin3, whose product is MQHQTSRMMFDEFLWRALCCLLFMSGLLEATSLMKVKNPGVNIDSAQAHDFLTNSRPTRNVDPKWHRGTPDFQSYYRYYNSIGHMEGIYEIDRIRILYQQMRHLELTYGPDASSYQNMLGVQTTTAAPATTTLPPPPPTTPAPTPDPLENAQRIYLCNPRDPLCKPQIVYLPTGAVPVLCDPRRNPACRPKTEEEIKAAAPPPPPPAPKKSAPPPPPPQKSAPPPSLPPPPVIAAKGMEYDCDPYWDPDCLIDHPPRPIQETSAPEAPAEEKVVIEEEAKAEESAPAEPDIEGNPYPHFDPYDFKRDLYDPFKYANPAPEE